One part of the Eleginops maclovinus isolate JMC-PN-2008 ecotype Puerto Natales chromosome 14, JC_Emac_rtc_rv5, whole genome shotgun sequence genome encodes these proteins:
- the znhit1 gene encoding zinc finger HIT domain-containing protein 1 isoform X1: MVLEKKTSARVEAGQRRVLDEATRQRRLSRQLEALEKDNFQDDPLSSLPPPGPTARLPAFSETEEPEKKRRKTRGDHFKQRFRKNFTTLLEEENLSDRAEPNYLSAEAPPSSLPPRHFCCVCGFPSHYTCTTCGGRYCSSKCLCTHRETRCLKWTL, translated from the exons ATGGTGCTGGAGAAGAAAACATCCG ctcgGGTGGAGGCCGGGCAGCGGAGGGTTCTAGATGAAGCAACGAGACAGCGGAGGCTGAGCCGGCAGCTCGAGGCTCTGGAGAAAGATAACTTCCAG GACGACCCGCTGTCCTCGCTGCCCCCCCCAGGACCCACGGCCCGGCTGCCGGCCTTCAGCGAGACGGAGGAACCAG agaagaagaggaggaagacgaggggTGACCACTTCAAGCAGCGCTTCAGGAAGAACTTCACCacgctgctggaggaggag AACCTGTCGGACAGGGCGGAGCCTAACTACCTGTCTGCGGAGGCCCCCCCTTCCTCGCTGCCCCCCCGGCACTTCTGCTGTGTGTGCGGCTTCCCCTCTCACTACACCTGCACCACCTGCGGGGGACGCTACTGCAGCAGCAAGTGTCTGTGCACACACAGGGagaccag gtgtcTGAAGTggacgctctga
- the LOC134875697 gene encoding serine/arginine repetitive matrix protein 2-like, whose protein sequence is MRNVFSDSEFEPKADIMKASSETSSSPPAPPAAAPPAPLSLRSPALQAEFLQKCRNKSGSQDGHGDAPSSSSSSKSPLSNVQRQDIMKASSPPSETSSSPPPAAPRPPLCLRSPALQAEFLQKRQNKLRSQSDVGESSVVSPSSSPQPSPSSSSSSLSHIKRQARLSLSSTELLTELRETKTRSLRRVHHQTGLTTVFCGRGGRGGGGRGGQVSGSARSKQSANQKASR, encoded by the exons ATGAGAAATGTCTTCAGTGACTCTGAGTTTGAACCAAAGGCAGACATCATGAAGGCTTCATCAGAAACCTCTTCATCTCcgcctgctcctcctgctgctgctcctcctgctcctctgtctctgaggaGTCCTGCGCTGCAGGCTGAGTTTCTTCAGA aGTGTCGGAACAAATCTGGTTCTCAGGATGGCCACGGTGACGccccatcttcctcctcttcctccaagTCTCCTCTGAGCAATGTCCAGAGACAAG ACATCATGAAGGCTTCATCACCTCCATCAGAAACCTCCTCAtcacctcctcctgctgctcctcgtcctcctctgtGTCTGAGGAGTCCAGCGCTGCAGGCTGAGTTTCTTCAGA AGCGCCAGAACAAGTTACGCTCTCAAAGTGACGTCGGTGAATCCAGCGTCGTCtccccttcttcctccccccagccctccccctcttcctcctcttcttcactgaGCCACATCAAAAGACAAG cccgTCTGTCCCTCTCCAGCACCGAGCTTCTGACGGAGCTCAGAGAGACGAAAACTCGAAGCCTGAGACGAGTCCACCATCAGACCGGACTGACCACCGTCTTCTGTGGGcgggggggaagaggaggaggaggaagaggaggacag GTCTCTGGCTCCGCCCGCTCCAAacaatcagccaatcagaaggcTTCCCGCTGA
- the znhit1 gene encoding zinc finger HIT domain-containing protein 1 isoform X2, which yields MVSAAVVTTWCWRRKHPDDPLSSLPPPGPTARLPAFSETEEPEKKRRKTRGDHFKQRFRKNFTTLLEEENLSDRAEPNYLSAEAPPSSLPPRHFCCVCGFPSHYTCTTCGGRYCSSKCLCTHRETRCLKWTL from the exons ATGGTTTCGGCTGCCGTAGTAACAACATGGTGCTGGAGAAGAAAACATCCG GACGACCCGCTGTCCTCGCTGCCCCCCCCAGGACCCACGGCCCGGCTGCCGGCCTTCAGCGAGACGGAGGAACCAG agaagaagaggaggaagacgaggggTGACCACTTCAAGCAGCGCTTCAGGAAGAACTTCACCacgctgctggaggaggag AACCTGTCGGACAGGGCGGAGCCTAACTACCTGTCTGCGGAGGCCCCCCCTTCCTCGCTGCCCCCCCGGCACTTCTGCTGTGTGTGCGGCTTCCCCTCTCACTACACCTGCACCACCTGCGGGGGACGCTACTGCAGCAGCAAGTGTCTGTGCACACACAGGGagaccag gtgtcTGAAGTggacgctctga
- the plod3 gene encoding LOW QUALITY PROTEIN: multifunctional procollagen lysine hydroxylase and glycosyltransferase LH3 (The sequence of the model RefSeq protein was modified relative to this genomic sequence to represent the inferred CDS: deleted 1 base in 1 codon) has product MSYCRFLFLLALTFLQSAVSSHLSPENLLVITAATEETDGFKRFMRTAREFNYSIKVLGLGEEWKGGDVARTVGGGQKVRWLKRELLKLSERTELIVMFVDSYDVIFSSGPEELLSKFSRLSHRVVFSAEGFCWPDQRLASKYPEVHSGKRYLNSGGFMGYASDLSLMVQQWKYKDNDDDQLFYTKIYLDKAQRTKFNMTLDHRSRIFQNLNGAVDEVVLKFEKSKVRARNVAYDTLPVIIHGNGPTKLQLNYLGNYVPTAWTFESGCGICDEELLVHSDTPDQQMPLVHIGVFIEHPTPFMEEFLERLTTMNYPLERVRLFIHNSVVYHERHIQRFWEQHRSLFPKARLIGPEENLPENKARHMAVEACKKDPACDYYFSIDSDVALINADTLRILIEENKSVIAPMLSRHGKLWSNFWGALSPEGFYSRSEDYIEIVQGKRIGLWNVPYITQAYLLRGSVLRSRLSQVSLYLDDTMDPDMVFCRSIRDQGVFMFVSNRDEFGRLVASANFNTSKLHPDMWQIFDNPVDWKEKYISEHYPKIFEQNNTFVEQPCPDVYWFPAFSEKMCDHLVETMEDLDEWSGGKHKDERLAGGYENVPTVDTHMTQIGFEKEWLKFLKEYISPITERLYPGYYPKSQAIMNFVVRYRPDEQPSLRPHHDSSTFTINIALNSKGVDYEGGGCRFLRYDCKVESPRKGWSFMHPGRLTHYHEGLPTTRGTRYIMVSFVDP; this is encoded by the exons ATGTCTTACTGTCGTTTCCTCTTCCTTCTGGCTCTCACCTTCCTCCAGAGCGCCGTGTCCAGTCATCTCTCTCCAG agAACCTGCTGGTGATCACGGCGGCCACAGAGGAAACCGACGGCTTCAAA CGCTTCATGAGGACGGCCCGGGAGTTCAACTACAGCATCAAG gtgCTGGGTCTGGGGGAGGAGTGGAAGGGGGGGGACGTGGCCCGGACGGTGGGGGGGGGTCAGAAGGTGCGCTGGCTGAAGAGAGAGCTGCTGAAACTCTCAGAGAGGACAGAGCTCATCGTCATGTTCGtggacag CTACGATGTGATCTTCTCCTCGGGTCCTGAGGAGTTGCTTTCTAAGTTTTCCCGCCTCTCTCACCGCGTGGTATTTTCTGCTGAGGGTTTCTGTTGGCCTGATCAGAGACTCGCCTCCAAATACCCCGAGGTGCATTCTGGGAAACGCTACCTGAACTCTGGAG GGTTCATGGGTTACGCCTCTGACCTGAGTCTGATGGTGCAACAGTGGAAGTACAAAGACAACGACGACGACCAGCTCTTCTACACGAAGATCTACCTGGACAAGGCTCAGAGG acaAAGTTCAACATGACTCTGGACCATCGATCCAGAATCTTCCAGAACCTGAACGGAGCTGTTG atgaGGTCGTCCTGAAGTTTGAGAAGTCGAAGGTCAGAGCGAGGAACGTGGCCTACGACACACTTCCTGTCATCATCCACGGGAACGGGCCCaccaag ctgcagcTGAACTACCTGGGGAACTACGTGCCCACGGCCTGGACCTTCGAGAGCGGGTGTGGGATCTGTGACGAGGAGCTGCTGGTCCACAGCGACACCCCG GACCAGCAGATGCCCCTGGTGCACATCGGGGTCTTCATCGAGCACCCCACCCCCTTCATGGAGGAGTTCCTGGAGCGCCTGACCACCATGAACTACCCGCTGGAGAGGGTCCGGCTCTTCATCCACAACAGC GTGGTTTACCATGAGCGGCACATCCAGCGCTTCTGGGAGCAGCACCGCTCCCTGTTCCCCAAGGCCCGCCTGATTGGGCCGGAGGAGAACCTGCCGGAGAACAAGGCGCGTCACATGGCTGT CGAGGCGTGTAAGAAGGACCCGGCCTGCGATTACTACTTCAGCATCGACTCGGACGTGGCTCTGATCAACGCCGACACCCTGAGGATCCTCATCGAGGAGAACAA gtcggTGATCGCTCCCATGTTGTCTCGGCACGGGAAGCTGTGGAGTAACTTCTGGGGCGCTCTGAGTCCGGAGGGGTTCTACTCCAGATCTGAGGACTACATCGAGATTGTGCAGGGGAAGAGGAT tggtcTTTGGAACGTTCCGTACATCACTCAGGCGTACCTTCTCCGCGGCTCAGTGCTGCGCTCCCGTCTCTCTCAGGTGAGCCTCTACCTGGATGACACCATGGACCCCGACATGGTGTTCTGCAGGAGCATCAGagaccag GGCGTCTTCATGTTCGTCTCAAACCGCGATGAGTTCGGGCGTCTCGTCGCCTCAGCGAACTTCAACACCTCCAAACTGCACCCCGACATGTGGCAGATCTTCGACAACCCCGTG GACTGGAAGGAGAAGTACATCAGTGAGCATTACCCCAAGATCTTTGAGCAGAACAACACCTTCGTGGAGCAG ccctgTCCAGATGTGTACTGGTTCCCGGCGTTCTCAGAGAAGATGTGTGATCACCTGGTGGAAACCATGGAGGACCTCGATGAGTGGTCGGGGGGGAAACACAAG GACGAGCGTCTCGCTGGAGGGTACGAGAACGTTCCCACCGTGGACACACACATGACTCAGATCGGGTTCGAGAAGGAGTGGCTGAAGTTCCTGAAGGAGTACATCAGCCCCATCACCGAGAGGCTGTACCCCGGGTACTACCCAAAG tcTCAGGCCATCATGAACTTTGTGGTCCGTTACCGTCCTGACGAGCAGCCGTCTCTGCGGCCGCATCACGACTCCTCCACCTTCACCATCAACATCGCCCTGAATAGCAAGGGGGTGGACTACGAg GGCGGCGGCTGCAGGTTCTTGCGCTACGACTGTAAGGTAGAGTCTCCGAGGAAAGGCTGGTCCTTCATGCACCCCGGCCGCCTCACACACTACCATGAGGGGCTGCCCACCACCAGGGGAACCAGATACATCATGGTGTCCTTCGTGGACccctga